From Astyanax mexicanus isolate ESR-SI-001 chromosome 13, AstMex3_surface, whole genome shotgun sequence, the proteins below share one genomic window:
- the ccn1 gene encoding CCN family member 1 produces the protein MMSLLSVVLILLGGFSMVFSTCPEECECPLELPKCAPGVSLVSDACGCCKVCARQLNEDCSKTEPCDHTKGLECNFGASFGAARGICRAKSEGRPCEYNSRIYQNGESFQPNCKHQCTCIDGAVGCIPLCPQELSLPTLGCSNPRLVKVPGQCCEEWVCDDSAQLDPSDKLFGKEIMPDETENDLTNRNELVANVKAGLKSLPAFRVHAETHMFGSQKCIVQTTPWSQCSKSCGTGISTRVTNNNAECKLVKESRICEVRPCTQSPYSSLKKGKKCNRTKKSAQPVKFTFAGCSSLKKYRPKYCGSCVDGRCCSPQQTRTVRVKFRCEDGETFNKNVMLIETCKCTSNCPHANEASYPFYRLFNDIHKFRD, from the exons aTGATGTCTCTTTTGTCAGTGGTCTTGATACTCTTGGGGGGCTTCAGCATG GTATTCAGCACATGCCCTGAGGAGTGCGAGTGTCCCCTAGAGCTGCCCAAGTGCGCACCGGGAGTCAGCCTGGTGTCGGACGCCTGCGGGTGCTGCAAGGTGTGCGCGAGGCAGCTGAATGAAGACTGCAGCAAGACAGAGCCCTGCGACCACACCAAAGGGCTGGAGTGCAACTTCGGGGCTAGTTTCGGAGCAGCCAGAGGCATCTGCCGAG CCAAATCCGAAGGCAGACCCTGCGAGTACAACAGCAGGATCTACCAGAATGGAGAGAGCTTCCAGCCCAACTGCAAACACCAGTGCACATGCATTGACGGAGCAGTAGGCTGCATACCTCTCTGTCCCCAGGAACTGTCCCTGCCCACCCTGGGCTGTTCAAACCCCAGGCTGGTCAAGGTACCCGGCCAGTGCTGCGAGGAATGGGTGTGCGACGACTCAGCACAGCTGGATCCCTCCGACAAGCTTTTCGGCAAGGAGATCATGCCCGACGAGACAGAGAACGACCTCACCAACCGGAACGAGCTGGTGGCCAATGTGAAGGCTGGCCTGAAATCTCTTCCCG CATTCAGAGTCCATGCTGAGACCCACATGTTCGGCAGCCAGAAGTGCATTGTTCAGACCACACCCTGGTcacagtgttccaagtcctgtgGCACCGGCATCTCCACCAGGGTCACCAACAACAACGCAGAGTGCAAGCTGGTCAAGGAGAGCAGGATCTGCGAGGTCCGCCCCTGCACACAGTCTCCATACTCCAGTCTTAAG AAAGGGAAGAAGTGCAACAGAACCAAAAAGTCCGCCCAGCCAGTCAAGTTCACCTTCGCCGGCTGCTCCAGCCTGAAGAAGTACCGTCCCAAGTACTGTGGCTCCTGCGTGGATGGTCGCTGCTGCAGCCCCCAGCAGACCCGTACTGTTCGCGTCAAGTTCCGCTGCGAGGACGGCGAGACCTTCAACAAGAACGTGATGCTGATCGAGACCTGCAAGTGCACCTCTAACTGCCCCCACGCCAACGAGGCCTCCTACCCCTTCTACCGGCTCTTCAACGACATACACAAGTTCAGAGACTAA